Proteins from one Anthonomus grandis grandis chromosome 8, icAntGran1.3, whole genome shotgun sequence genomic window:
- the LOC126739781 gene encoding uncharacterized protein LOC126739781: MNETQLLEINLVKEKTPEPIDISKPGRSKDSEVSFKLVSPEGIIQIPKIKQTKKRVSRRRGNTAILSSSPYKNELEEAEQKKNKNSKGKTLVKKNLAPSPKKKKISKASMILKNNDSSGSEVSDAECLYCGDFYSSSTEGWLACSMCHHWAHNSCAGFEDEDDKAVLVCELCK; the protein is encoded by the coding sequence ATGAATGAAACACAACTATtggaaattaatttagttaaagaaaaaactccAGAACCAATTGATATTTCCAAACCAGGAAGATCAAAAGATTCAGAGGTAAGCTTTAAGCTTGTTAGTCCTGAGGGTATAATTCAAAtccctaaaataaaacaaactaagaAAAGAGTTTCTCGTAGAAGAGGAAATACTGCTATTTTATCGTCTTCGCCTTACAAAAACGAGCTAGAGGAAGCTGagcaaaaaaagaataaaaattctaaagggAAAACTCTTGTGAAGAAAAACCTTGCACCatcaccaaaaaagaaaaaaattagtaaagcCTCCATGATTCTGAAAAATAATGACTCAAGTGGCAGTGAAGTTAGTGATGCGGAGTGCCTTTATTGTGGAGATTTTTACTCTTCGTCAACGGAAGGATGGTTAGCATGCTCAATGTGTCACCACTGGGCCCATAACTCATGCGCAGGATTTGAAGACGAAGATGACAAAGCCGTTTTAGTTTGTGAGTTATGCAAGTAA
- the LOC126739782 gene encoding uncharacterized protein LOC126739782: MTECRRLEFQLAELKEFDHPLNKELAMAGKDWMQSFLRRHPELSIRTPEATSGARAMGFNKVAVANFFNLLIETVDKYQLTADKIYNMDEIGVSVNPKGMSKIIATKGKRQVGALTSGARGETITLEICFSASGAYMPPMFIFGRKKCNKLS; the protein is encoded by the coding sequence ATGACTGAATGCAGGCGTTTAGAATTTCAATTAGCTGAGCTCAAAGAATTTGATCATCCGTTAAATAAAGAACTTGCCATGGCTGGGAAGGATTGGATGCAGAGTTTTTTGCGTCGACATCCAGAACTTTCAATCAGAACACCAGAAGCAACATCTGGAGCTCGAGCAATGGGGTTTAATAAAGTGGCTgtagctaatttttttaacttacttatCGAAACTGTAGATAAATATCAACTGACAGCCGATAAAATCTATAATATGGACGAAATCGGAGTGTCAGTTAATCCAAAGGGTATGTCTAAAATTATTGCCACTAAAGGGAAAAGACAAGTCGGAGCCTTGACGTCAGGGGCGAGGGGTGAGACCATCACTCTTGAAATATGCTTTTCGGCTTCAGGAGCATACATGCCTCCCATGTTTATATTTGGTAGAAAAAAATGCAACAAGCTTTCATGA